TATCGTATGCGAAGGAGCGGGGCTTGCACCTCACACTCGCTTCTAATGGCACAATGCTCAACGAGCAGATAGCATATCGGTTGAAAAAAGCAGGTGTTGATGAGGTTATTATCCCTATTGATGGTACATCGAAGACACATGATATGATCAGAGGTGCAGGCGTATACGATAAAGCGGTGAAGGCTGCGCAAGCGTGTAGGGAAGCAGGTATGAGCCTCGTGATTGACCCCTGTATAATGAAACAGAACGAAGAAGAGACCACAGCAATAATCAATACAGCACTGGAACTGGGTGCCAGGCAGTGCAGGTTCTTCCACTATATCGCACTGGGCAGGGGAAAAGAGAGGATGCCTGCAAGCGAACTCAGCAGCGTTGAGTATGCAAAGAATCTGATGCTGTTATATGAGGAACAGAGCAGAATAGGAGATAGAATTGAGATATGTACAACACAGGCATCACAGTACTGGGTGATATTGAGGCGTAAGGCGGAAGAAGGGCTTTTTGTGCCCGATTTCTTCTTCTCCGAGCTACCAGGCTGTCGTGCTGCAACGGGTATGCTCTCTATCAAGCCGAATGGCGATGTTGTACCATGTCCGCTACTGGATGTGAAAGCGGGCAACATAAGGGAGCAGGGGCTTCGTGAGATAATCAATTCCAGGGTATTTACTTCGCTCAGGAATAGAGAAGTGAAAGGCAGATGCGCCCGCTGTAAGCATCGCGATATCTGTGGTGGGTGTCGCGTGCGGGCATATCTCGATACCGGCGATTACCTCGCTGAGGACCCTCTATGCAGCGACTTCTTTTACGAGGAAGAGAAATGAGTGGCTATAAGGTGGTCTATGGCCCCGTGCCATCAAGACGTCTTGGACGCTCCCTGGGCGTTGGACCTATACCTTTCAAGACCTGTGACTATTCGTGTGTATACTGCCAGCTTGGGAGGACAACACACATGACCATCGAGCGTAAGGACTTCTTCCCACCACAGGCGATACTGAAGGAGATTGAGCAGGCAATTGAAGTTAATGAGCATTGGATAGATTTCGTGACCTTTGTTGGTGAGGGCGAACCGACTTTATGCAGGAGCATTGGGTGGTTAATTCGTAAGACGAAGGAAATAACCGACATACCTATCGCTGTTGATACAAATGGGTCACTCCTTTACCTGGCGGATGTAAGAGCGGACATTTCAGAAGCGGATATTGTAATGCCATCGCTTGATGCAGGTACTGCCGGGACGTTCAGGAAGATAAACAGACCACATCGCGAGCTTGATTTTGAAGTCGTTGTCAGGGGTATGGAGAAGTTCAGACGTGAATACAGCGGTGAGATATGGATGGAGGTCATGCTGGTGAAGGGGCTAAACGACACAGGGGAGGAGTTAGAAGCGATAAAGAGCATACTTGAGCGTATAGAACCCGATAGAACATATCTAAACGTTCCGATAAGACCACCAGCGGAGCCGTGGGCGGTGCCACCAGACAAAGAAGCCATCGCATTGGCAGACGCGATTCTCAGCGAGGTCAACACCGTGGAAATCACCACAGAAGAGACTGGTGAATTCTCTACCAGGGGATTTACAAGACCAGAAGAAGCTATTATGGCAATATTAAGACGGCATCCAATGAGGGAGGAGCAGGTTATAGCGACATTAAAGCGATTGAAGCAGAGTAATATAGAGGACTGCCTGGCGAGATTGTATGAAAGTGGTAGAATAAAGAGGGTGAGCTATAGAAATAATCTCTTCTGGGTTACAGTAGAAGAGCGAAGAGGCAAAGGTAAAGGCAAAGGAAAAGGAAAAGGTAAACCAGGTGGAGGTGGCAGGTGAGATGAAGCCAAAATATAAATATGTAACCTTCTCAAAGAATGTCTTCATACCTGTGACGAACGTATGCAGGAATGCATGTGCATATTGCGTCTTCCGGGCACGTAGCATGAAAGACGCATATTTGATCTCGGTAGAACGGTTTTTAGCACTTATAAAACGTGCGAGAGGTTCTGCAACGGAAGCCCTATTTACTGCGGGTGAGAAACCTGAGCTTGCAAATCCGCATTTCAAAGATTGGCTGCGCAGCACCACGGGCTGCTGTTCATGCTCTTCTCTCGTGGAATATACAAAGGAGCTATGTAAATTGGCAATAGAGCATGGACTGCTACCACATTGTAACCTCGGTATCATGAGTAGTGAAGAGCTGCTGGAGTTGCGTGCTGTGAATGCCTCAATGGGCTTGATGCTGGAGACGACAGCGGAGCTTGAAGCGCATAAAAACTCACCAGGTAAAGTGCCGGAAGTTAGATTGGAGATGATAGCGCGTGCAGGCGAGCTTAAAATTCCTTTTACTACGGGGTTATTGATAGGTATAGGAGAGAAGCCAGAAGATCGTATTCAGGCATTAGAGGCGCTGAAATCACTATACGATGAGTATAGGCATATCCAGGAGGTTATTATTCAGCCGTTCGTGCCCAAGCCATTCACGCCGATGTGGGATGTAAGACCACCGGGTCTTGAGGAGCTGAAAGAGGTTATCAGTGCAGCACGTGCGATATTGCCTGCTGAGATCGCCATTCAGATACCACCAAATCTCACGTCGCCCAAGGAACTGATAGAACTCGGCGCTTCTGATTTAGGCGGGATCTCTGAGCATACCATAGATTATATAAATCCTGAATCACCGTGGCCCGGTGAAGCGGAACTAAGAGAAGCAATAGCGCCTTTTGTATTGCGTGAGCGTCTGCCGATCTATCCATCTTTTATAAAGAGGGGATGGTATAGTAAAGAGATAAGCCATTTGATAGCGCGATACGCAGATGAAGAAGGGCTGAGGAGGCGATATTAGCCGAGATTTCATGATTGTGGGAATAGATGATACAGATTCAAGGAAGGGGATGTGCACGACGTATCTATGCGCATATCTGGTGGATGCACTTCGTAATCGTAATTATAATCATGGCGAAGTCTCCGTCTCCACTCCCAGGCTGGTACGATTGAATCCCAGCATACCCTATAAAACGCGGGGCAATGGCGCAGTAGCTTTTGAGATCACAACCACGACCGCGAGAACGAGATTAGAGGATGTGAAGGAGCTGGTGAGATCAACAGTAAGCAAGTTCTCTGAGCTGGACGATGCGAATACGAATCCTGGTGTTGTCTTCATTGAGGACGAGTCCATGTCCAATTTGAGGGTCAGCCAGTTAAAGAGTTATTACGAAAGAGCAGTCCGGACTGTATTGACACAGAAGGATGCTTTGGCAATAATCGCCGAATCCGGGTTCGATTACTTTGGCTTGAAGAACAAGCGTGGGATAATAGGCGCTTTAGCTGCCGCAGCCTTTGTTATGCTCCAGCGTTATCATCGTTACGATTTCACTTACGAGCTGATGGCATATAGGGAGAAGGATAGATGGGGTGCCCCGAGAAGGATAGATGAGCATAGTGTATGGGAAGCAGATGCGGCTACTTACCCGCTCACGTGGGATACTGTGGATGTAGCGAACAGGCGAATCGTCTTCGCACCGCATTCCCCATGTCCGGTTCTCTTTGGTATAAGGGGTGACAGCGTGGATGCAATCTACAAAGCTTATAAAATCATAGACTCAGAACCTGTGGAGCGGATAATGCTGTTCATCACGAATCAAGGTACAGACTTCCACCTGATTACGCATGGCACGGGACAGAAGCTGCTTGATTACCACTCATATATACTTGATGGCGTTGTTGAGTCCAATCCATGTACGCTTGTGGGTGGACATGTGCTATTCAAGCTCTCTTTACCCACTCTATCCACCAGGGTCGATTGTATAGCCTATGAGCCGACGAAAGGCTTTCGTAATATTATAAGAAAGTTGCGGCATGGTGATGAGGTCAGAGTATTTGGGTCTTTCAAACGCGGGACATTGAACCTT
The window above is part of the Methanophagales archaeon genome. Proteins encoded here:
- a CDS encoding radical SAM protein — encoded protein: MYSINWNVTRACNLRCMHCYYGAGTPLDEELSTEEAFALIDEIARVLGAKVNLTLGGGEPLMRDDIFTIISYAKERGLHLTLASNGTMLNEQIAYRLKKAGVDEVIIPIDGTSKTHDMIRGAGVYDKAVKAAQACREAGMSLVIDPCIMKQNEEETTAIINTALELGARQCRFFHYIALGRGKERMPASELSSVEYAKNLMLLYEEQSRIGDRIEICTTQASQYWVILRRKAEEGLFVPDFFFSELPGCRAATGMLSIKPNGDVVPCPLLDVKAGNIREQGLREIINSRVFTSLRNREVKGRCARCKHRDICGGCRVRAYLDTGDYLAEDPLCSDFFYEEEK
- a CDS encoding radical SAM protein, which produces MSGYKVVYGPVPSRRLGRSLGVGPIPFKTCDYSCVYCQLGRTTHMTIERKDFFPPQAILKEIEQAIEVNEHWIDFVTFVGEGEPTLCRSIGWLIRKTKEITDIPIAVDTNGSLLYLADVRADISEADIVMPSLDAGTAGTFRKINRPHRELDFEVVVRGMEKFRREYSGEIWMEVMLVKGLNDTGEELEAIKSILERIEPDRTYLNVPIRPPAEPWAVPPDKEAIALADAILSEVNTVEITTEETGEFSTRGFTRPEEAIMAILRRHPMREEQVIATLKRLKQSNIEDCLARLYESGRIKRVSYRNNLFWVTVEERRGKGKGKGKGKGKPGGGGR
- the cofG gene encoding 7,8-didemethyl-8-hydroxy-5-deazariboflavin synthase subunit CofG, with the protein product MAGEMKPKYKYVTFSKNVFIPVTNVCRNACAYCVFRARSMKDAYLISVERFLALIKRARGSATEALFTAGEKPELANPHFKDWLRSTTGCCSCSSLVEYTKELCKLAIEHGLLPHCNLGIMSSEELLELRAVNASMGLMLETTAELEAHKNSPGKVPEVRLEMIARAGELKIPFTTGLLIGIGEKPEDRIQALEALKSLYDEYRHIQEVIIQPFVPKPFTPMWDVRPPGLEELKEVISAARAILPAEIAIQIPPNLTSPKELIELGASDLGGISEHTIDYINPESPWPGEAELREAIAPFVLRERLPIYPSFIKRGWYSKEISHLIARYADEEGLRRRY
- a CDS encoding DUF1743 domain-containing protein produces the protein MIVGIDDTDSRKGMCTTYLCAYLVDALRNRNYNHGEVSVSTPRLVRLNPSIPYKTRGNGAVAFEITTTTARTRLEDVKELVRSTVSKFSELDDANTNPGVVFIEDESMSNLRVSQLKSYYERAVRTVLTQKDALAIIAESGFDYFGLKNKRGIIGALAAAAFVMLQRYHRYDFTYELMAYREKDRWGAPRRIDEHSVWEADAATYPLTWDTVDVANRRIVFAPHSPCPVLFGIRGDSVDAIYKAYKIIDSEPVERIMLFITNQGTDFHLITHGTGQKLLDYHSYILDGVVESNPCTLVGGHVLFKLSLPTLSTRVDCIAYEPTKGFRNIIRKLRHGDEVRVFGSFKRGTLNLEKIEIKSLNKEELRNPRCEQCGRSMESAGREQGYRCKHCNTKREAKEVVTINRAIEEGLYEVPPVARRHISKPLIRMCATKGGGGGEGESVIIHPSR